In one window of Candidatus Methanoplasma cognatum DNA:
- the cooS gene encoding anaerobic carbon-monoxide dehydrogenase catalytic subunit translates to MTKWSNNKICKSADETLGNFIIELPVNTAFHRVDTQILKCEFGLRGICCKLCTNGPCRITDDAPRGVCGATADVIAARNFLRTVAAGSGCYIHVVENAALNLRSIALAKGELRGKKTLDRLCEKFGIKGTDDHDKAVKVADAVLDDLYKPDYKKMVLTKNMAYAPRYKRWEELGILPGGAKAEVFSGVVKTSTNLNSDPVHMLFQCLRLGISTGLYGLTLTNLLNDVVIGEPEIRMAPVGLRVIDPDYINIMITGHQHSRFSYIQDRLIQDDIVKKAQAAGAKGFKIVGCTCVGQDMQLRGAHCTKIFDGHAGNNFTSEAVLATGAIDAVISEFNCTLPGIEPICDELKIKQICVDPIAKKANAILKEFTYETRETVVNEIIDEIISSYKSRRGVVPMKLLPEHGNGNSLTGVSEVSLKAFLGNSWKPLIDLIAAGTIKGVAGVVGCSNLMCGGHDVLTVELTKELIKKDIIVLTAGCSSGGIENCGLMDPEAAELAGPGLKAVCRQLGIPPVLNFGPCLAIGRLEIVATELAEALGVDLPQLPLVLSAAQWLEEQALADGAFGLALGLPLHLGIPPFVTGSDLIVKVLFEDMKALTGGYVFINDDAVESAKMFEDIILQKRKDLNLP, encoded by the coding sequence GGAATTTCATCATAGAACTGCCGGTGAACACAGCGTTCCACCGCGTGGATACCCAGATATTGAAATGCGAATTCGGCCTGAGGGGCATCTGCTGCAAACTTTGCACGAACGGCCCCTGCCGCATAACTGATGATGCTCCGAGAGGGGTCTGCGGCGCGACCGCCGATGTGATCGCGGCGCGTAATTTCCTGCGCACGGTCGCGGCAGGTTCGGGATGTTACATACATGTCGTCGAGAATGCGGCCTTGAATCTCAGGAGCATCGCTCTCGCCAAGGGCGAATTAAGAGGGAAAAAGACCCTGGACCGTCTCTGCGAGAAGTTCGGCATAAAAGGTACCGATGACCATGACAAAGCCGTCAAGGTGGCGGATGCGGTGCTTGACGATCTCTATAAACCGGATTATAAGAAAATGGTGCTTACGAAGAACATGGCGTACGCACCGCGCTATAAACGCTGGGAGGAACTCGGCATTCTGCCGGGAGGAGCCAAAGCCGAAGTGTTCTCCGGTGTGGTGAAGACCTCCACGAATCTGAACTCCGATCCCGTACATATGCTGTTCCAGTGTCTCAGGCTCGGCATCTCGACTGGCCTCTACGGCCTCACGCTGACCAACCTGCTGAATGATGTGGTCATCGGCGAACCCGAGATCCGCATGGCGCCGGTAGGGCTCCGCGTTATCGATCCGGATTACATAAACATCATGATCACCGGGCACCAGCACTCTAGGTTCTCATATATTCAGGACCGCCTGATCCAAGACGACATCGTAAAAAAGGCCCAGGCCGCCGGGGCAAAGGGCTTCAAGATCGTCGGCTGCACCTGCGTAGGTCAGGACATGCAGCTCCGCGGGGCGCACTGCACAAAGATATTTGACGGACACGCGGGCAACAACTTCACCAGCGAGGCGGTCCTGGCCACAGGCGCCATAGATGCGGTCATATCTGAGTTCAACTGCACCCTTCCTGGCATCGAGCCAATCTGTGACGAGCTCAAGATAAAACAGATCTGTGTTGATCCGATAGCAAAGAAAGCAAACGCCATACTGAAAGAATTCACATATGAGACGCGCGAAACGGTCGTCAATGAGATCATCGACGAGATCATATCCTCTTACAAATCGAGGCGCGGTGTCGTGCCGATGAAACTGCTCCCCGAGCACGGCAACGGAAATTCTTTGACGGGAGTCAGCGAAGTCTCGCTGAAGGCTTTCCTGGGTAATTCATGGAAGCCGCTGATCGACCTGATAGCCGCAGGCACCATAAAGGGAGTCGCGGGGGTTGTCGGCTGCTCTAACCTCATGTGCGGCGGCCACGACGTGCTGACGGTCGAACTGACCAAAGAACTGATCAAAAAGGACATAATAGTCCTTACCGCGGGCTGTTCATCCGGCGGTATTGAGAACTGCGGCCTTATGGACCCTGAGGCGGCAGAGCTGGCCGGACCTGGCCTCAAAGCAGTATGCAGACAACTCGGCATACCTCCAGTCCTGAACTTCGGCCCGTGTCTTGCCATAGGGAGGCTGGAGATAGTCGCCACCGAGCTTGCTGAAGCGCTCGGTGTGGATCTGCCGCAGCTTCCGCTCGTATTGTCTGCGGCGCAGTGGCTTGAGGAGCAGGCGCTGGCGGACGGCGCGTTCGGGCTTGCGCTCGGTCTCCCTCTGCATCTGGGTATCCCTCCGTTCGTCACCGGAAGCGATCTTATCGTAAAGGTACTGTTCGAGGATATGAAGGCCCTGACCGGAGGATATGTGTTCATCAACGATGACGCCGTCGAATCGGCAAAGATGTTCGAGGACATCATACTTCAAAAACGCAAAGATCTGAATCTGCCGTAA